One stretch of Epinephelus lanceolatus isolate andai-2023 chromosome 15, ASM4190304v1, whole genome shotgun sequence DNA includes these proteins:
- the nin gene encoding uncharacterized protein nin isoform X2: MDDTQEQDHYEERLKEVFNSFDASSCGSLCPEELSDLCQSLHLDDATPALLQTLLQSQDRLTARVDFDQFKNALILVLSSTIEAPQAEQETLSKPESPEIEPKFVKGSKRYGRRSTPEFIEPISDFSEVTNANPAEEEDDPEDNYDSAVPRKRERWNAHETSTEEYEAEGQMHLWNPDEPSTPRGSIVPLPTCVEERLREACDELQISWDGCAGHTELLALCEHLGLEINADILQSLTSDGIMSVQEFVSRVVNHNKPPTPSASTPYRQLKRHLSTQPFDEGGRRIATPSALTSTIGMRLFSNLDDGTGFTPVEYLLDAWIDEGIENSTEILQALNFNLDGKLSLSDLTLALENELLVTKNGIHQAALASFKAEIRYLLERVDRELREKEKIRSDLEKAEKLKTQLATEVDERHSAIEQMNNLNLRKLEQEHKEKLAAARSELMKEMDQMQQQADAQRKELEAEVEKIKEDESFLRDHLSISVKENRRLEMELLDATEKLVEAQSQNTKLQTSLDNVMKERFGDLDPSSADFLLQEERIKDLRSGYEAQYRELQDRIDELQSELQEFHSLGRVHQPCHKPLSEELESKSPGMESDPGIGSDEVQPFSMSLEAEMMLEQLKEQHLQEIEDLRNQLESKINEFDKMVGKQRATHEDQKAALTLQYQQEVQALREEMDSIQSHKQELQSQLEQAELERTSLEQKQAEERAELENLQEEQVGTLRQQLLEAHTYTADLEEQLKTLEAQQTEMDGNLANEIDELRKQHAAEMNKLDEEHEELLEARLDEERKKLQEEKAEFEKRLLDDSEREKELLQQSYVDELKARLEEAKVRFEEERDEIVQRLTEQWQTERAQLDEQNNESLQVVLEEEMLRLVREQEEKEAKLREQWESERAQLQERQEEALLDRVLQERLQVQEMFEQREKKLKEEWERERLQLEEDYEGMVQDRLNEERQKLETEREEDEKRLEHLLAEERARLEESHREALKELTDKHSEEREALSTMLGKLQDDIAQERREIEISFTQRINEVESRFSGDQESVAERFQADVLRLEQHYQSELKALSERHVEQKLHWEAQIQEALENAEGQRRLMEEAMEQERESLNQEWAKEKHELEILHREEMEELLMKNQQLQKELDDSISLAQTKEIELSRQLNDLHNRLQGSLEIKDELLAQSEKKALDTDLLLNQTVEDFKQEREELLSTQVELEAKYNEMFAISERQITDRIELLTERDDLKMKIEEVEMLLKQAAEDFELERKELQEHASSLEEKLKDNREDDREELIAEIDRLKDRIKELEMELNQLSSSAEKAKEEEMEESKEINTLMEEECVSFSEEQEPDGGPENTKNIDNEDDENIPATSDDQEDNMSGVNQVVAVPEDHQNGDSSPEEVDRDPEGGCSSAEIRHKDPESTSCENNSTVEPKNEAPEMPCEAVSSPEAFEGVDEDATDGGNEVALESCEEENKPQDVQTSDNESSFREDEPCHETAVDPSVLEETGDPDVLCLVDAAVRCLPINSHSCRQEVEVESDWEHLTTKTKDECAHDCLGNLDEDCEDGDRSFFKLQALQNTATEENILLHEKISLLQQKTEILENLLAHNTEKVKTGHQILEENYGLKVKVLLLMEHIKELEVKALKMTDLQIRYEDCMCENAKLKDQNSELEKRVWSLESRMNVFHDFKDQQVVLVDEIGRMREENRKLSELLSELEWPDEILSAIHPDAGRSESPTEESLLQADLEDSCEEFEKQNTILRRAITELQDESQSLNGTTQAHRSEASRLAEENVILKQKIAALKEEDMKVLQEELVQTMEQLQKGNIAAQKEAENFEKQISELRLQSQSLEDENGLLSEKNTQNISDMENLRQQLAELINENERREVFTAEEKNKLAACVSALEAELTKALEDTAQLEQRNTQLSQQLSDLREKAVKVDLMESQLSHLVEERRSADKETQGLCNQLSKAQEKVKTVDETLQAVSNQSARLKSDLRVLQQERDSLKQEVAVLHKQLQNVSEKNHILEKTLHSSGVHSPSKKLYRDEMSRLADQERQLLRQENDRLQAEVRNVKGDLVQSKEKVRQLDATIVSLKQHKQQSQSSLVKALEQENTSLRQELEAQKELTKGCESGQGHTEPESLQQENDALKAQMARLSTQLLEAFQAQLVGLLPPSPHRMPRGQHRGEDPDNMQDDRERKMRNMEERMREIELSLHNVKLLLKEKVAQLKDQLHKNGKADVLIKDLYEENTQLLRALEKTEQRHKIAEKKNYLLEEKISSLNKIVRDLNPSPLLSLPYHYKCT; encoded by the exons CGCTGGAATGCTCACGAAACAAGCACAGAGGAGTACGAGGCAGAAG GTCAGATGCATCTCTGGAACCCCGATGAACCAAGCACACCTCGGGGATCCATCGTTCCTCTGCCGACCTGTGTAGAGGAGAGACTGCGTGAAGCCTGTGACGAGCTGCAGATATCATGGGACGGGTGTGCCGGTCACACCGAACTGCTCGCTCTTTGTGAACACCTGGGCCTGGAG ATAAATGCGGATATACTCCAGAGTCTAACCAGCGATGGCATAATGAGTGTTCAGGAGTTTGTTTCCAGGGTTGTAAACCACAACAAACCCCCCACACCGTCCGCCTCCACGCCCTACAGACAACTGAAACGACACCTTTCCACTCAG ccctttgatgaaggaGGCAGGAGGATAGCAACCCCCTCTGCCCTGACAAGCACCATCGGCATGCGTCTCTTCTCCAACCTCGACGATGGTACCGGTTTCACTCCAGTTGAATACCTCCTGGATGCCTGGATAGATGAGGGAATAGAAAACAGCACTGAGATCCTGCAG GCTTTGAATTTTAACCTCGATGGAAAACTGAGTCTGAGCGATCTCACCCTGGCACTTGAGAATGAGCTCCTTGTTACTAAGAATGGGATCCACCAAGCGGCACTTGCGAGCTTCAAAGCTGAGATCAGATATCTCCT AGAGCGCGTGGACAGAGAATtaagggagaaagagaagataCGATCTGACCTGGAGAAAGCAGAGAAACTGAAAACTCAGCTCGCCACTGAGGTGGATGAGCGTCACTCTGCGATCGAGCAGATGAATAACCTCAATCTCAG GAAGCTTGAACAGGAGCACAAAGAGAAGCTCGCTGCAGCACGATCAGAGCTGATGAAGGAGATGGACCAGATGCAGCAGCAGGCCGACGCGCAGCGCAAGGAACTGGAGGCAGAGGTGGAGAAGATCAAAGAGGATGAATCTTTTCTCAGGGACCACCTCTCCATCTCTGTGAAG gaAAACAGACGCCTTGAAATGGAGCTACTGGACGCCACAGAAAAACTAGTGGAGGCACAGAGCCAAAATACAAAACTCCAGACAAGTTTGGACAACGTTATGAAAGAACGG TTTGGGGACTTGGACCCCAGCAGTGCAGACTTTCTTCTCCAGGAAGAACGCATCAAGGACCTACGCAGTGGCTACGAAGCTCAGTACAGG GAGCTGCAGGATCGTATTGACGAGCTGCAGTCAGAGTTGCAGGAGTTTCACAGTCTCGGAAGAGTTCATCAACCCTGCCACAAACCTCTCTCCGAAGAGCTGGAGAGTAAAAGCCCCGGCATGGAGTCTGATCCAG GTATCGGTTCAGATGAGGTTCAGCCCTTCAGCATGAGCCTTGAGGCAGAGATGATGTTAGAGCAGCTGAAGGAGCAGCACCTTCAGGAAATTGAGGATCTGCGAAACCAGCTGGAAAGCAAG ATCAATGAATTTGATAAGATGGTGGGAAAGCAGAGGGCGACTCATGAGGACCAGAAGGCTGCCTTAACCCTCCAGTACCAGCAGGAGGTCCAGGCTCTGAGGGAGGAGATGGACAGCATTCAAAGTCACAAACAGGAGCTCCAGAGCCAGCTGGAACAGGCCGAACTTGAGCGGACTTCTCTGGAGCAGAAGCAGGCCGAGGAGAGGGCAGAGCTGGAGAATCTGCAAGAGGAGCAAGTGGGAACTCTGAGACAACAACTGCTAGAGGCCCACACCTACACTGCAGACCTGGAGGAGCAGCTGAAGACACTTGAAGCCCAGCAGACCGAGATGGATGGCAACCTCGCCAATGAGATAGATGAGCTGAGGAAACAACATGCTGCTGAGATGAATAAACTGGATGAAGAGCATGAAGAGCTTCTTGAAGCCAGACTGGacgaggagagaaagaaactgCAGGAAGAAAAGGCTGAGTTCGAGAAGAGATTGTTAGATGATAGCgagagggagaaggagctgTTGCAGCAAAGCTATGTGGATGAACTGAAGGCCAGACTAGAGGAGGCAAAGGTTAGGTTTGAGGAGGAGCGTGATGAGATTGTGCAGAGGCTGACAGAGCAGTGGCAGACAGAGAGGGCTCAGCTGGATGAACAGAATAATGAGTCCCTGCAGGTGGTGTTGGAGGAAGAGATGTTGAGACTTGTCAGGGAGcaagaggagaaggaggccAAGCTCAGGGAGCAGTGGGAGAGCGAACGAGCCCAGCTTCAGGAGCGTCAGGAGGAGGCTCTGCTCGATAGAGTGCTTCAAGAGAGGTTGCAGGTACAGGAGATGTTTgagcagagggagaaaaagctgaaggaggagtgggagagggagagactgcaGCTGGAGGAGGATTACGAAGGGATGGTACAGGACAGGCTGAATGAAGAGAGGCAGAAGCTtgagactgagagagaggaggacgAGAAGAGACTAGAACACTTACTGGCAGAGGAGAGGGCTCGTCTAGAGGAAAGCCACCGAGAGGCCCTGAAGGAGCTGACTGACAAACACAGTGAAGAGAGGGAGGCTCTCAGCACCATGTTGGGCAAACTACAGGATGACATCGCTCAAGAGAG GAGGGAAATCGAGATCAGCTTCACCCAAAGAATCAACGAAGTGGAAAGCCGTTTCTCAGGTGATCAAGAATCTGTCGCAGAGCGTTTTCAGGCCGATGTTTTGAGGCTTGAACAGCACTACCAAAGTGAGCTGAAGGCTCTCTCTGAAAGACATGTCGAGCAGAAGCTCCACTGGGAGGCGCAGATACAGGAGGCCCTTGAGAATGCCGAGGGACAAAGAAGACTGATGGAGGAGGCAATGGAGCAAGAAAGAGAGAGTCTGAATCAAGAGTgggcaaaagaaaaacatgagctTGAAATTCTTCATAGAGAGGAAATGGAAGAACTTTTAATGAAAAACCAGCAGCTTCAAAAGGAGCTAGATGACTCCATTAGTTTGGCTCAGACTAAAGAGATAGAGCTCAGCAGGCAGCTGAATGACCTCCACAACCGACTTCAAGGAAGCCTTGAAATTAAAGACGAGCTTCTGGCTCAGTCCGAGAAGAAAGCACTTGACACCGACCTCCTGCTAAATCAAACTGTGGAAGATTTTAAACAGGAGAGGGAAGAACTTCTGAGCACCCAGGTGGAGCTTGAGGCAAAATACAATGAGATGTTTGCCATCTCTGAGAGGCAGATTACTGACAGGATTGAGTTGTTGACTGAGCGGGACGATTTGAAGATGAAGATCGAGGAGGTGGAGATGCTGCTCAAACAGGCAGCAGAGGACTTTGAGCTTGAGAGGAAGGAGCTGCAGGAACATGCATCTAGTCTTGAGGAAAAGTTAAAAGACAATCGAGAGGATGACAGAGAAGAGCTCATAGCAGAAATAGATAGGCTTAAAGACAGAATAAAAGAGTTAGAAATGGAATTAAATCAGCTTTCTTCTTCTGCGGAAAAGGCTAaggaagaagaaatggaagaatCAAAGGAAATTAATACTTTAATGGAGGAAGAATGTGTTTCTTTCTCTGAAGAACAGGAACCAGACGGAGGTCCGGAAAATACCAAAAATATTGATAATGAAGATGATGAAAACATCCCTGCTACCAGTGATGATCAAGAAGACAACATGTCAGGAGTAAATCAGGTTGTTGCTGTTCCAGAAGATCACCAAAATGGAGACTCAAGCCCCGAGGAAGTTGACAGAGACCCCGAAGGAGGCTGTTCTTCTGCAGAAATTAGACACAAAGACCCTGAATCGACATCCTGTGAAAACAATTCAACTGTTGAACCCAAAAATGAAGCCCCAGAGATGCCATGTGAGGCAGTCTCATCCCCTGAGGCATTTGAAGGTGTAGATGAAGATGCAACAGACGGTGGGAATGAAGTTGCTCTTGAATCATGTGAAGAGGAGAACAAACCTCAAGATGTGCAAACCTCAGACAATGAGAGCTCTTTCCGTGAAGATGAGCCATGTCATGAGACTGCGGTCGATCCCTCAGTGCTGGAGGAGACAGGTGACCCAGATGTACTGTGTCTGGTGGATGCTGCGGTTAGGTGTTTACCAATTAACTCTCACAGCTGTAGACAGGAAGTTGAAGTAGAGTCAGACTGGGAACATTTAACCACCAAAACAAAGGATGAATGCGCACATGATTGTCTGGGAAATCTGGATGAAGATTGTGAGGACGGAGATCGTTCTTTTTTTAAGCTACAGGCTTTGCAGAACACCGCCACCGAGGAGAACATCCTCCTACATGAGAAGATTTCTCTGCTTCAACAGAAGACAGAAATACTGGAGAATCTTCTGGCTCATAACACTGAAAAGGTCAAAACTGGCCACCAGATATTGGAGGAAAACTATGGCCTCAAAGTGAAAGTGCTGCTCTTAATGGAGCACATCAAAGAGCTGGAGGTTAAGGCCTTAAAGATGACAGATCTTCAGATTAGATATGAAGATTGCATGTGTGAAAATGCCAAACTGAAAGACCAAAACAGTGAACTTGAGAAGAGAGTTTGGAGCCTTGAAAGCAGGATGAATGTTTTCCATGATTTCAAAGATCAGCAGGTCGTACTGGTGGATGAGATCGGAAGGATGAGAGAAGAGAACCGAAAGCTCTCGGAGTTGTTAAGTGAATTGGAGTGGCCGGATGAGATACTATCAGCCATACACCCAGACGCTGGACGATCAGAGAGCCCCACAGAGGAGTCTCTTCTTCAGGCAGATCTGGAGGACAGCTGTGAGGAGTTTGAGAAGCAGAACACCATACTTCGCAGAGCCATCACAGAGCTACAGGACGAGTCGCAGTCGTTAAATGGAACCACACAGGCTCATAG ATCTGAGGCGAGTCGTCTTGCTGAAGAAAACGTCATCCTCAAGCAGAAGATTGCAGCGTTGAAGGAAGAGGACATGAAAGTACTTCAGGAAGAGCTGGT GCAAACAATGGAGCAGTTGCAGAAAGGAAACATTGCAGCTCAAAAGGAAGCAGAGAACTTCGAGAAACAG ATTTCAGAGCTGCGTTTGCAGAGCCAATCACTGGAGGACGAGAACGGGCTGCTGTCAGAGAAAAATACCCAAAATATTTCTGATATGGAGAATCTACGCCAGCAGCTGGCAGAGCTGATAAATGAAAACGAGAGGAGGGAGGTGTTCACTGCtgaggagaaaaacaag CTGGCAGCTTGTGTGTCGGCTCTGGAGGCAGAGCTGACCAAAGCTCTGGAGGACACTGCACAGCTGGAGCAGAGGAATACCCAGCTGTCACAGCAGCTCTCTGACCTCAGAGAGAAG GCGGTTAAAGTAGACTTAATGGAGAGTCAGCTCAGCCACCTGGTGGAGGAGCGGAGAAGCGCGGATAAGGAGACCCAGGGCCTCTGCAACCAGTTATCCAAAGCTCAAGAGAAG GTCAAGACAGTGGATGAAACTCTTCAGGCTGTGAGCAATCAAAGCGCTCGTCTTAAGTCAGACCTCCGAGTTTTGCAGCAGGAGAGGGATTCCCTCAAACAGGAAGTTGCAGTGCTTCACAAACAGCTGCAAAATGTCAGTGAAAAG AACCACATTTTGGAGAAGACCTTGCACTCGAGTGGCGTCCACAGTCCGAGCAAGAAGCTGTACAGAGATGAGATGTCTCGGCTGGCGGACCAGGAGCGGCAGCTGCTGAGGCAGGAGAACGACAGGCTTCAGGCTGAAGTGCGTAACGTCAAAGGAGACCTGGTGCAGTCCAAAGAAAAG GTCCGCCAGCTGGATGCCACCATCGTGTCCCTGAAGCAGCACAAACAGCAGAGTCAGTCCTCGCTGGTGAAGGCCTTGGAGCAGGAGAACACCTCTCTGAGGCAGGAGCTCGAGGCACAAAAGGAGCTCACCAAG ggCTGTGAATCAGGAcaaggacacacagagccagagagcCTTCAACAAGAAAATGATGCACTCAAGGCTCAAATGGCTCGACTGTCTACACAGCTGCTAGAG GCATTTCAGGCTCAGCTGGTCGGACTTCTGCCTCCATCACCTCACAGGATGCCCAGGGGACAGCATCGTGGTGAAGATCCGGACAACATGCAG GATGACAgggagaggaagatgaggaatATGGAGGAGCGTATGAGGGAAATTGAGCTGTCGCTGCATAACGTCAAGCTGCTGCTCAAAGAGAAGGTCGCTCAGCTCAAAGACCAG TTGCACAAGAATGGCAAAGCAGACGTGTTGATCAAAGACCTGTACGAGGAGAACACGCAGCTGCTGAGAGCTCTGGAGAAGACTGAGCAGCGGCACAAGATTGCCGAGAAGAAGAACTACCTGCTGGAGGAGAAGATCTCCAGCCTGAACAAGATAGTGCGAGACCTGAACCCCTCGCCCCTCCTCTCACTGCCTTACCACTACAAATGCACATAA